In Mycteria americana isolate JAX WOST 10 ecotype Jacksonville Zoo and Gardens chromosome 3, USCA_MyAme_1.0, whole genome shotgun sequence, a single genomic region encodes these proteins:
- the PLAGL1 gene encoding zinc finger protein PLAGL1 isoform X1, with amino-acid sequence MSTDLLWCEDCGKSLIGECKLHGPLIKAKDRVIPSRARLTLPHYLTLRVLELRAGNQQILGVFAKKVIQKRTQFGPYVGQLSTKLTRYDESRLVLQVLKDGGKYFLDTPNEDCGNWMMFVRLARNQEEQTLVAYQHCGEVYFTTVKPIEPHTELKVWYAADYAKFMEASAVFIKEESDVCPLPPVAKEPVDPWICSSCRSTFATFALLESHQCIHKDRVLTTRFRPPNKLGPVKAKNKLKGKLRGAALGKSIAQCYGTISCSSAAKLSCAGSGSNCDALVRFIPKWRNGRSSLLKGREVKQPDSYPCRLCGKIFDSIDKLTGHTYAHKGERPYKCSQHGCTKAFISKYKLLRHSATHSPQKSHHCGYCEKTFHRKDHLKNHLQTHDPNKMAFKCEECGKKYNTKLGYKRHLALHAATSGDLTCRVCAQEFGGTEVLLEHLKSHAGKPTGNTKEKKHKCDHCERHFYTRKDVRRHMVVHTGCKDFLCQFCAQRFGRKDHLTRHTRKTHPQELLKSRLQNGDSVGLLDQLFPFRLKEDASILSPFPERVSVHNGILNSSESGEYNCSHLHSQPSLQTALPLEPSPHLQRMGCADSLPAVHPTPCSTAVPANLTLHQPNKYDLSSTSFAAGSLKNLPIKVDVKGYNVHLLEDLPLPEPQSLHKISLEEASSGPVGDTNKYPVHKETEAAAETTSLPFMDLTHVMSFWQLPPGDNQNTTGDITMAFGPEEPSHRLNGLGQQQGLQLATGGMAINQLHHLPRSFPSTTNSVTLPHFHHAFK; translated from the exons ATGTCCACAGACCTGCTAT GGTGTGAGGATTGCGGTAAAAGCCTTATAGGAGAATGCAAACTCCACGGACCACTCATCAAAGCTAAAGATAGGGTTATTCCTAGCCGAGCCCGTCTCACCCTACCTCATTACCTCACTTTGCGAGTCTTGGAGCTGCGAGCTGGAAACCAGCAGA TCCTTGGAGTATTTGCAAAGAAAGTAATACAGAAGAGGACGCAGTTCGGTCCTTATGTTGGTCAACTGTCTACAAAACTGACGCGCTATGATGAGAGCAGGCTAGTCCTGCAG GTATTGAAAGATGGAGGGAAGTACTTTCTGGACACTCCCAATGAAGACTGTGGAAACTGGATGATGTTTGTCCGGCTAGCCCGGAACCAAGAAGAACAGACTCTTGTGGCTTATCAGCACTGTGGAGAAGTCTACTTCACAACTGTTAAG CCAATTGAACCCCACACAGAATTGAAAGTATGGTATGCTGCCGATTATGCCAAATTTATGGAAGCTTCTGCAGTCTTCATTAAAGAAGAATCTGACGTCTGTCCTTTGCCTCCAGTAGCA AAAGAGCCTGTAGACCCTTGGATATGCTCCAGCTGTAGAAGCACTTTTGCAACTTTTGCTCTGCTAGAATCTCACCAGTGCATCCATAAAGACCGAGTCCTTACTACCAGGTTCAGACCACCAAATAAATTGGgacctgtaaaagcaaaaaacaaactcaaaggGAAACTGAGAGGAGCAGCATTAGGCAAAAGCATTGCTCAGTGCTACGGGACCATTTCCTGTTCCTCTGCTGCAAAGCTTAGCTGTGCCGGCTCAGGAAGCAATTGCGATGCTCTTGTGAGGTTTATACCTAAATGGAGAAATGGCCGGTCTTCACTGTTGAAGGGAAGAGAAGTGAAGCAGCCAGACAGTTACCCTTGCCGACTCTGTGGGAAGATATTTGATTCCATTGACAAGCTCACAGGCCACACTTATGCGCACAAAGGGGAGCGCCCCTACAAGTGTTCACAGCACGGATGCACAAAAGCCTTCATTTCCAAATATAAACTGCTCAG GCACTCAGCCACTCATTCTCCACAGAAGTCTCACCATTGTGGCTACTGTGAAAAGACCTTTCACAGGAAAGACCATCTAAAGAATCACCTTCAGACTCATGACCCTAACAAGATGGCCTTCAAGTGTGAAGAGTGTGGCAAGAAGTACAACACCAAGCTAGGCTATAAGAGACACTTAGCTCTTCATGCGGCCACTAGTGGGGACCTTACCTGTAGGGTATGTGCCCAGGAGTTTGGCGGTACTGAAGTTTTGTTGGAACACCTCAAAAGCCATGCAGGGAAACCAACTGGCAAtaccaaggaaaagaaacataagTGTGACCACTGCGAGCGTCACTTCTATACCCGTAAAGATGTGCGGCGTCACATGGTAGTTCACACAGGCTGCAAAGACTTTCTATGCCAGTTTTGTGCCCAGAGGTTTGGGCGGAAGGACCACTTGACTCGCCATACGAGGAAGACTCATCCACAAGAACTGCTGAAGAGCAGGTTGCAGAACGGTGACTCAGTGGGTCTCCTTGACCAGCTTTTTCCATTCAGGCTGAAGGAAGATGCCAGCATACTGTCCCCTTTTCCTGAAAGGGTCTCTGTGCATAATGGGATTTTGAATAGTTCAGAATCAGGGGAATACAACTGTTCACATCTTCATTCCCAGCCAAGCTTACAAACTGCTCTTCCTCTTGAACCTTCTCCTCATTTGCAAAGGATGGGCTGTGCAGACAGCCTTCCAGCTGTCCATCCCACACCATGCTCAACAGCTGTTCCTGCCAACCTGACCCTTCATCAGCCTAATAAATATGACCTTAGTTCTACCTCATTTGCAGCAGGATCCCTCAAGAATCTACCCATAAAAGTGGATGTTAAAGGTTACAATGTGCATCTTCTTGAGGACCTGCCGTTACCAGAACCTCAATCTCTCCACAAAATCAGTCTGGAAGAAGCTTCCTCAGGGCCTGTAGGGGATACTAACAAGTACCCAGTGCACAAggagacagaggcagcagctgaaaCTACGAGCCTACCTTTCATGGATCTCACGCATGTGATGAGCTTCTGGCAGCTCCCACCAGGTGACAACCAGAACACTACTGGGGACATCACAATGGCATTTGGTCCAGAGGAACCATCACACAGGCTGAATGGCCTCGGCCAACAGCAAGGTCTTCAGCTGGCAACTGGTGGGATGGCCATAAACCAGCTGCATCATCTTCCTCGCTCCTTTCCATCCACTACAAATTCTGTAACCTTGCCTCATTTTCACCATGCCTTCAAATAA
- the PLAGL1 gene encoding zinc finger protein PLAGL1 isoform X2, producing the protein MMFVRLARNQEEQTLVAYQHCGEVYFTTVKPIEPHTELKVWYAADYAKFMEASAVFIKEESDVCPLPPVAKEPVDPWICSSCRSTFATFALLESHQCIHKDRVLTTRFRPPNKLGPVKAKNKLKGKLRGAALGKSIAQCYGTISCSSAAKLSCAGSGSNCDALVRFIPKWRNGRSSLLKGREVKQPDSYPCRLCGKIFDSIDKLTGHTYAHKGERPYKCSQHGCTKAFISKYKLLRHSATHSPQKSHHCGYCEKTFHRKDHLKNHLQTHDPNKMAFKCEECGKKYNTKLGYKRHLALHAATSGDLTCRVCAQEFGGTEVLLEHLKSHAGKPTGNTKEKKHKCDHCERHFYTRKDVRRHMVVHTGCKDFLCQFCAQRFGRKDHLTRHTRKTHPQELLKSRLQNGDSVGLLDQLFPFRLKEDASILSPFPERVSVHNGILNSSESGEYNCSHLHSQPSLQTALPLEPSPHLQRMGCADSLPAVHPTPCSTAVPANLTLHQPNKYDLSSTSFAAGSLKNLPIKVDVKGYNVHLLEDLPLPEPQSLHKISLEEASSGPVGDTNKYPVHKETEAAAETTSLPFMDLTHVMSFWQLPPGDNQNTTGDITMAFGPEEPSHRLNGLGQQQGLQLATGGMAINQLHHLPRSFPSTTNSVTLPHFHHAFK; encoded by the exons ATGATGTTTGTCCGGCTAGCCCGGAACCAAGAAGAACAGACTCTTGTGGCTTATCAGCACTGTGGAGAAGTCTACTTCACAACTGTTAAG CCAATTGAACCCCACACAGAATTGAAAGTATGGTATGCTGCCGATTATGCCAAATTTATGGAAGCTTCTGCAGTCTTCATTAAAGAAGAATCTGACGTCTGTCCTTTGCCTCCAGTAGCA AAAGAGCCTGTAGACCCTTGGATATGCTCCAGCTGTAGAAGCACTTTTGCAACTTTTGCTCTGCTAGAATCTCACCAGTGCATCCATAAAGACCGAGTCCTTACTACCAGGTTCAGACCACCAAATAAATTGGgacctgtaaaagcaaaaaacaaactcaaaggGAAACTGAGAGGAGCAGCATTAGGCAAAAGCATTGCTCAGTGCTACGGGACCATTTCCTGTTCCTCTGCTGCAAAGCTTAGCTGTGCCGGCTCAGGAAGCAATTGCGATGCTCTTGTGAGGTTTATACCTAAATGGAGAAATGGCCGGTCTTCACTGTTGAAGGGAAGAGAAGTGAAGCAGCCAGACAGTTACCCTTGCCGACTCTGTGGGAAGATATTTGATTCCATTGACAAGCTCACAGGCCACACTTATGCGCACAAAGGGGAGCGCCCCTACAAGTGTTCACAGCACGGATGCACAAAAGCCTTCATTTCCAAATATAAACTGCTCAG GCACTCAGCCACTCATTCTCCACAGAAGTCTCACCATTGTGGCTACTGTGAAAAGACCTTTCACAGGAAAGACCATCTAAAGAATCACCTTCAGACTCATGACCCTAACAAGATGGCCTTCAAGTGTGAAGAGTGTGGCAAGAAGTACAACACCAAGCTAGGCTATAAGAGACACTTAGCTCTTCATGCGGCCACTAGTGGGGACCTTACCTGTAGGGTATGTGCCCAGGAGTTTGGCGGTACTGAAGTTTTGTTGGAACACCTCAAAAGCCATGCAGGGAAACCAACTGGCAAtaccaaggaaaagaaacataagTGTGACCACTGCGAGCGTCACTTCTATACCCGTAAAGATGTGCGGCGTCACATGGTAGTTCACACAGGCTGCAAAGACTTTCTATGCCAGTTTTGTGCCCAGAGGTTTGGGCGGAAGGACCACTTGACTCGCCATACGAGGAAGACTCATCCACAAGAACTGCTGAAGAGCAGGTTGCAGAACGGTGACTCAGTGGGTCTCCTTGACCAGCTTTTTCCATTCAGGCTGAAGGAAGATGCCAGCATACTGTCCCCTTTTCCTGAAAGGGTCTCTGTGCATAATGGGATTTTGAATAGTTCAGAATCAGGGGAATACAACTGTTCACATCTTCATTCCCAGCCAAGCTTACAAACTGCTCTTCCTCTTGAACCTTCTCCTCATTTGCAAAGGATGGGCTGTGCAGACAGCCTTCCAGCTGTCCATCCCACACCATGCTCAACAGCTGTTCCTGCCAACCTGACCCTTCATCAGCCTAATAAATATGACCTTAGTTCTACCTCATTTGCAGCAGGATCCCTCAAGAATCTACCCATAAAAGTGGATGTTAAAGGTTACAATGTGCATCTTCTTGAGGACCTGCCGTTACCAGAACCTCAATCTCTCCACAAAATCAGTCTGGAAGAAGCTTCCTCAGGGCCTGTAGGGGATACTAACAAGTACCCAGTGCACAAggagacagaggcagcagctgaaaCTACGAGCCTACCTTTCATGGATCTCACGCATGTGATGAGCTTCTGGCAGCTCCCACCAGGTGACAACCAGAACACTACTGGGGACATCACAATGGCATTTGGTCCAGAGGAACCATCACACAGGCTGAATGGCCTCGGCCAACAGCAAGGTCTTCAGCTGGCAACTGGTGGGATGGCCATAAACCAGCTGCATCATCTTCCTCGCTCCTTTCCATCCACTACAAATTCTGTAACCTTGCCTCATTTTCACCATGCCTTCAAATAA